A genomic window from Flavobacterium phycosphaerae includes:
- a CDS encoding succinate dehydrogenase/fumarate reductase iron-sulfur subunit → MSSAKNININLKIWRQKNAKTKGSMETYKLDNVSTASSFLEMLDQLNEQLVNERKEPIAFDHDCREGICGMCSLYINGRAHGPDTGITTCQLHMRMFKDGDTIYVEPWRSKAFPVIKDLVVDRSAFDRIQQAGGFVSVNTSGNTIDANATPINKDDADKSFEAAACIGCGACVATCKNGSAMLFVGAKVSQYALLPQGKIEATNRVLNMVRQMDEEGFGNCTNTGACEIECPKGISLENIARMNREYLKASIK, encoded by the coding sequence ATGTCTTCAGCAAAAAATATCAATATAAACCTTAAAATTTGGCGTCAAAAAAACGCTAAAACTAAAGGGAGCATGGAAACTTATAAATTAGATAATGTTTCTACTGCTAGTTCGTTTTTGGAAATGTTAGACCAATTGAACGAACAATTAGTAAACGAAAGAAAAGAACCTATTGCTTTTGACCACGACTGTCGTGAGGGAATCTGTGGTATGTGTTCGTTATACATCAACGGACGCGCTCACGGACCGGACACCGGAATTACCACTTGTCAGTTGCACATGCGTATGTTTAAAGACGGAGATACCATCTATGTAGAACCGTGGAGAAGTAAAGCTTTCCCGGTTATAAAAGACTTGGTGGTAGATAGAAGTGCGTTTGACAGAATCCAACAAGCCGGCGGTTTCGTTTCAGTAAATACTTCAGGAAATACCATAGATGCTAACGCTACTCCAATTAACAAAGACGACGCTGACAAGTCATTTGAAGCAGCTGCTTGTATCGGTTGCGGAGCTTGTGTCGCTACTTGTAAAAATGGTTCCGCTATGTTGTTTGTAGGTGCCAAAGTTTCTCAGTATGCTTTATTACCGCAAGGAAAAATTGAAGCTACCAATCGTGTACTAAACATGGTGCGTCAAATGGACGAAGAAGGATTCGGAAACTGTACCAACACCGGTGCTTGTGAAATTGAATGTCCAAAAGGCATTTCTTTAGAGAACATTGCCCGCATGAACAGAGAATATTTAAAAGCCAGTATCAAGTAA